In Escherichia ruysiae, a genomic segment contains:
- the nnr gene encoding bifunctional ADP-dependent NAD(P)H-hydrate dehydratase/NAD(P)H-hydrate epimerase translates to MTDHTMKKNPVSIPHTVWHADDIRRGEREAADALGLTLYELMLRAGEAAFQVCRTAYPDARHWLVLCGHGNNGGDGYVVARLAKAVGIEVTLLAQESDKPLPEEAALAREAWLNAGGEIHASNIVWPAPVDLIVDALLGTGLQQAPRESVSQLIDHANSHPAPIVAVDIPSGLLAETGATPGAVINAAHTITFIALKPGLLTGKARDVTGQLHFDSLGLDSWLAGQETKIQRFSAEQLSHWLKPRRPTSHKGDHGRLVIIGGDHGTAGAIRMTGEAALRAGAGLVRVLTRSENIAPLLTARPELMVYELTEKSLTESLEWADVVVIGPGLGQQEWGKKALQKVESFRKPMLWDADALNLLAINPDKRHNRVITPHPGEAARLLGCSVAEIESDRLHCAQRLVQRYGGVAVLKGAGTVVAAHPDALGIIDAGNAGMASGGMGDVLSGIIGALLGQKLSPYDAACAGCIAHGAAADVLAARFGTRGMLATDLFSTLQRIVNPEVTDKNHDESSNSAP, encoded by the coding sequence ATGACGGACCATACAATGAAGAAAAACCCCGTAAGTATACCACACACCGTCTGGCACGCCGACGATATCCGACGTGGCGAACGCGAAGCGGCAGATGCGCTGGGGCTAACGCTTTATGAACTGATGCTTCGTGCGGGTGAAGCCGCGTTTCAGGTGTGTCGTACCGCTTATCCTGACGCCCGCCACTGGCTGGTGCTGTGCGGTCATGGCAATAATGGCGGCGATGGCTACGTGGTCGCGCGGTTGGCAAAAGCGGTCGGTATTGAGGTTACGTTACTGGCCCAGGAGAGCGACAAACCGTTACCGGAAGAGGCTGCGCTGGCACGCGAAGCATGGTTAAACGCGGGAGGCGAGATCCATGCCTCGAATATTGTCTGGCCTGCGCCGGTGGATTTGATCGTTGATGCGCTGCTCGGCACAGGATTGCAGCAAGCACCCCGCGAATCTGTTAGCCAATTAATCGACCATGCTAATTCCCATCCGGCGCCGATTGTGGCGGTTGATATCCCTTCCGGCCTGCTGGCAGAAACCGGCGCCACGCCAGGCGCGGTGATCAACGCCGCTCACACCATCACCTTTATTGCCCTTAAACCTGGTTTGTTAACCGGCAAAGCACGGGATGTTACCGGGCAACTGCATTTTGACTCGCTGGGACTGGACAGTTGGCTGGCAGGTCAGGAGACGAAAATTCAGCGGTTTTCGGCAGAACAACTTTCTCACTGGCTGAAACCGCGTCGCCCGACTTCGCATAAAGGCGATCACGGGCGGCTGGTGATTATCGGTGGCGATCACGGCACGGCGGGGGCTATTCGTATGACGGGGGAAGCGGCGCTGCGTGCTGGCGCTGGTCTAGTCCGAGTACTGACCCGCAGTGAAAACATTGCGCCGCTGCTGACCGCACGACCGGAATTGATGGTGTACGAGTTGACGGAGAAATCTTTAACTGAAAGCCTGGAATGGGCCGATGTGGTGGTGATTGGCCCTGGTCTGGGCCAGCAAGAGTGGGGGAAAAAAGCCCTACAAAAAGTTGAGAGTTTTCGCAAACCGATGTTGTGGGATGCTGATGCATTGAACCTGCTGGCAATCAATCCCGATAAGCGTCACAATCGCGTGATCACGCCGCATCCTGGCGAGGCCGCACGGTTGTTGGGCTGTTCCGTTGCAGAAATTGAAAGTGACCGCTTACATTGCGCCCAACGTCTGGTACAACGTTATGGCGGCGTAGCGGTGCTGAAAGGTGCCGGAACCGTGGTCGCCGCCCATCCTGACGCTTTAGGCATTATTGATGCCGGAAATGCAGGGATGGCCAGCGGCGGCATGGGTGATGTGCTCTCTGGTATTATTGGCGCATTGCTTGGGCAAAAACTGTCGCCGTATGATGCAGCCTGTGCTGGCTGTATCGCACACGGCGCGGCGGCTGACGTGCTGGCGGCGCGTTTTGGTACGCGCGGGATGCTGGCAACCGATCTCTTTTCCACGCTACAGCGTATTGTTAACCCGGAAGTGACTGATAAAAACCATGATGAAT
- the queG gene encoding tRNA epoxyqueuosine(34) reductase QueG: MSEPLDLNQLAQKIKQWGLELGFQQVGITDTDLSESEPKLQAWLDKQYHGEMDWMARHGMLRARPHELLPGTLRVISVRMNYLPANAAFASTLKNPKLGYVSRYALGRDYHKLLRNRLKKLGEMIQQHCVSLNFRPFVDSAPVLERPLAEKAGLGWTGKHSLILNREAGSFFFLGELLVDIPLPVDQPVEEGCGKCVACMTICPTGAIVEPYTVDARRCISYLTIELEGAIPKELRPLMGNRIYGCDDCQLICPWNRYSQLTTEDDFNPRKPLHAPELIELFAWSEEKFLKITEGSAIRRIGHLRWLRNIAVALGNAPWDEAILTALESRKGEHPLLDEHIAWAITQQIERRNACVVEVQLPKKQRLVRVIEKGLPRDA, from the coding sequence ATGTCAGAGCCCCTCGATCTCAATCAGTTAGCGCAAAAAATTAAACAGTGGGGGCTGGAACTGGGCTTTCAGCAGGTGGGTATTACCGATACCGATCTCAGCGAGTCCGAGCCAAAACTGCAAGCATGGCTGGACAAACAATACCACGGCGAAATGGACTGGATGGCGCGTCACGGTATGCTGCGCGCCCGCCCCCACGAGTTATTGCCCGGTACGCTGCGCGTGATCAGCGTGCGGATGAACTACCTGCCTGCCAACGCCGCATTTGCCAGCACGCTGAAAAATCCCAAACTCGGCTATGTTAGCCGTTATGCGCTGGGTCGTGACTACCACAAACTTCTGCGCAACCGACTCAAAAAGCTGGGCGAGATGATTCAGCAACATTGTGTTTCGCTGAATTTTAGACCGTTTGTCGATTCTGCGCCTGTTCTTGAGCGCCCGCTGGCTGAAAAAGCGGGACTTGGCTGGACAGGTAAGCACTCACTTATCCTCAATCGCGAAGCCGGCTCGTTCTTCTTTTTAGGCGAACTGCTGGTTGATATTCCGTTACCGGTAGATCAACCAGTCGAGGAAGGATGCGGTAAATGCGTGGCCTGTATGACGATTTGCCCGACCGGCGCCATTGTCGAGCCATATACCGTTGATGCTCGCCGCTGTATCTCTTATCTCACCATCGAACTGGAAGGGGCAATCCCGAAAGAGTTACGCCCATTAATGGGAAACCGTATTTACGGCTGCGATGACTGTCAGCTTATCTGCCCGTGGAATCGCTATTCGCAACTGACAACTGAAGATGATTTCAACCCGCGCAAGCCACTACACGCACCGGAACTCATTGAGTTATTCGCCTGGAGCGAAGAGAAGTTTTTAAAAATAACGGAAGGTTCGGCGATTCGCCGTATAGGCCACCTGCGCTGGCTGCGTAATATCGCCGTGGCATTAGGCAATGCGCCCTGGGATGAAGCGATTCTGACGGCGTTGGAAAGTCGTAAAGGTGAGCATCCACTTCTTGATGAACACATAGCGTGGGCGATTACGCAGCAAATCGAGCGACGAAATGCCTGCGTGGTTGAGGTTCAACTACCGAAAAAACAGCGTCTTGTTCGGGTGATTGAAAAGGGCTTACCACGCGACGCCTGA
- the orn gene encoding oligoribonuclease: protein MSANENNLIWIDLEMTGLDPERDRIIEIATLVTDANLNILAEGPTIAVHQSDEQLALMDDWNVRTHTASGLVERVKASTMGDREAELATLEFLKEWVPAGKSPICGNSIGQDRRFLFKYMPELEAYFHYRYLDVSTLKELARRWKPEILDGFTKQGTHQAMDDIRESVAELAYYREHFIKL, encoded by the coding sequence ATGAGTGCCAATGAAAACAACCTGATTTGGATCGATCTTGAGATGACCGGTCTGGATCCCGAGCGCGATCGCATTATTGAGATTGCCACGCTGGTGACCGATGCCAACCTGAATATTCTGGCGGAAGGGCCGACCATTGCAGTACACCAGTCTGATGAACAACTGGCGTTGATGGATGACTGGAATGTCCGTACCCATACCGCCAGTGGGCTGGTGGAGCGCGTGAAGGCGAGCACAATGGGCGATCGCGAAGCAGAACTGGCGACGCTCGAGTTCTTAAAAGAGTGGGTGCCTGCGGGGAAATCGCCAATTTGTGGTAACAGCATCGGTCAGGATCGTCGCTTCCTGTTTAAATATATGCCGGAACTGGAAGCCTACTTCCACTACCGTTATCTCGATGTCAGCACCCTGAAAGAGCTGGCGCGCCGCTGGAAGCCGGAAATTCTTGATGGTTTTACCAAGCAGGGGACGCATCAGGCGATGGATGATATCCGTGAATCGGTGGCGGAGCTGGCTTACTACCGCGAGCATTTTATCAAGCTGTAA
- the rsgA gene encoding small ribosomal subunit biogenesis GTPase RsgA codes for MSKNKLSKGQQRRVNANHQRRLKTSKEKPDYDDNLFGEPDEGIVISRFGMHADVESADGEVHRCNIRRTIRSLVTGDRVVWRPGKPAAEGVNVKGIVEAVHERTSVLTRPDFYDGVKPIAANIDQIVIVSAILPELSLNIIDRYLVACETLQIEPIIVLNKIDLLDDEGMAFVNEQMDIYRNIGYRVLMVSSHTQDGLKPLEEALTGRISIFAGQSGVGKSSLLNALLGLQKEILTNDVSDNSGLGQHTTTAARLYHFPHGGDVIDSPGVREFGLWHLAPEQITQGFVEFHDYLGLCKYRDCKHDTDPGCAIREAVDEGKIAETRFENYHRILESMAQVKTRKNFSDTDD; via the coding sequence TTGAGTAAAAATAAACTCTCCAAAGGCCAACAGCGCCGTGTGAACGCCAATCACCAGCGTCGTCTTAAAACGTCTAAGGAGAAGCCCGACTACGACGACAATCTGTTTGGCGAGCCTGATGAAGGTATCGTCATCAGCCGTTTTGGTATGCACGCTGATGTGGAATCCGCAGACGGCGAAGTTCACCGCTGCAATATTCGCCGTACTATCCGTTCGCTGGTGACCGGCGATCGCGTGGTCTGGCGTCCGGGTAAACCGGCGGCGGAAGGCGTAAATGTCAAAGGGATCGTGGAAGCAGTACATGAGCGCACCTCAGTGTTGACGCGCCCGGATTTTTACGACGGCGTGAAACCTATTGCCGCCAACATCGACCAGATTGTTATTGTCTCCGCCATTTTGCCGGAGCTGTCGCTCAATATTATCGACCGTTACCTGGTGGCCTGCGAAACCTTGCAGATTGAGCCGATTATTGTGCTCAACAAGATAGATCTGCTGGACGACGAAGGCATGGCATTCGTCAACGAACAGATGGATATCTACCGCAATATCGGTTATCGCGTATTGATGGTTTCCAGTCATACTCAGGATGGGCTGAAACCGCTGGAAGAGGCGTTGACCGGGCGCATCAGCATTTTTGCCGGACAGTCCGGCGTCGGCAAATCGAGTCTGCTTAACGCGCTGCTGGGTCTGCAAAAAGAGATCCTGACCAACGATGTCTCAGACAACTCCGGTCTCGGCCAGCACACCACCACTGCTGCCCGGCTGTATCACTTCCCGCACGGAGGCGATGTGATTGATTCCCCTGGCGTGCGTGAATTCGGCCTCTGGCACCTGGCGCCGGAACAAATCACTCAAGGCTTTGTCGAATTTCATGATTACTTAGGCCTGTGTAAATATCGCGATTGCAAACACGATACCGATCCGGGCTGCGCAATCCGTGAAGCGGTTGATGAGGGGAAAATCGCGGAAACTCGTTTCGAAAACTATCACCGTATTCTGGAAAGCATGGCGCAGGTAAAAACGCGTAAAAACTTTTCTGATACGGATGACTGA
- the asd gene encoding archaetidylserine decarboxylase (Phosphatidylserine decarboxylase is synthesized as a single chain precursor. Generation of the pyruvoyl active site from a Ser is coupled to cleavage of a Gly-Ser bond between the larger (beta) and smaller (alpha chains). It is an integral membrane protein.), which translates to MLNSFKLSLQYILPKLWLTRLAGWGASKRAGWLTKLVIDLFVKYYKVDMKEAQKPDTASYRTFNEFFVRPLRDDVRPIDTDPNVLVMPADGVISQLGKIEEDKILQAKGHNYSLEALLAGNYLMADLFRNGTFVTTYLSPRDYHRVHMPCNGILREMIYVPGDLFSVNHLTAQNVPNLFARNERVICLFDTEFGPMAQILVGATIVGSIETVWAGTITPPREGIIKRWTWPAGENDGSVALLKGQEMGRFKLGSTVINLFAPGKVNLVEQLASLSVTKIGQPLAVSTETFVTPEAEPAPLPAEEIEAEHDASPLVDDKKDQV; encoded by the coding sequence TTGTTAAATTCATTTAAACTTTCGCTACAGTACATTCTGCCAAAACTATGGCTTACTCGCCTGGCGGGTTGGGGCGCAAGCAAGCGGGCAGGATGGCTGACAAAACTGGTTATCGATCTGTTCGTTAAATACTACAAGGTCGACATGAAAGAGGCGCAGAAACCGGACACCGCCAGTTACCGCACCTTTAACGAATTTTTTGTCCGTCCGTTGCGTGACGATGTGCGCCCAATCGATACCGATCCCAATGTCCTGGTCATGCCTGCCGATGGCGTTATTAGCCAGTTAGGTAAAATCGAAGAAGATAAAATCTTGCAAGCGAAAGGCCACAACTACAGCCTCGAAGCCCTGCTGGCGGGTAACTACCTGATGGCGGATCTCTTCCGTAATGGTACGTTTGTGACCACTTACCTCTCCCCGCGTGACTATCACCGCGTACATATGCCATGCAACGGTATCCTGCGTGAGATGATCTACGTGCCGGGCGATCTCTTCTCCGTTAACCATCTCACTGCCCAGAACGTGCCAAATCTGTTTGCCCGTAACGAACGCGTAATCTGCCTGTTCGATACCGAATTTGGCCCGATGGCGCAGATTCTGGTCGGGGCGACGATTGTTGGCAGCATTGAAACTGTCTGGGCTGGCACCATTACGCCGCCGCGCGAAGGCATCATCAAACGCTGGACCTGGCCTGCCGGGGAAAACGACGGTTCGGTGGCACTGCTGAAAGGCCAGGAAATGGGTCGCTTTAAACTCGGCTCTACCGTTATCAACTTGTTTGCGCCAGGTAAAGTGAATCTGGTTGAGCAACTGGCAAGCCTGTCTGTCACGAAAATTGGTCAGCCGCTGGCAGTATCTACCGAAACCTTTGTTACGCCAGAAGCTGAACCAGCCCCGCTTCCTGCTGAAGAGATCGAGGCAGAACACGACGCCAGCCCATTGGTTGACGACAAAAAAGACCAGGTCTAA